A region from the Actinoplanes sp. OR16 genome encodes:
- a CDS encoding M4 family metallopeptidase encodes MRRAKALPAIAVLAAATILGTTAPAANAATPPPADPAAAEGALPVTVAPDTDTPTLVEDVADPVDATIAPDKAAKAHLAGHRGRYRIGDPSGTLTTASVETQGERETVRLNQKYKGLPVFGGQYVVRTEKTAGKRTVTGTSGSYFTNLDVDTTVTSIPAAVAVSRAVEEVRKSLHPDAAVVPSVPRPGDAAATDLAGTDQGLLVMPTGTGVLARRVLVKGEDVVSGQPVLRDVYVGATNGVPLLSVSRIKSFASAQQAAALAAGSVAAPQAEPQSQSAGAGTAPVVGQGTTLHGATVSLPLVRADASSYLLQDLTHQDPSGRTVPITTWDARGRDYYELMGGAWPEGLAPFASASTTLGGDLTAAGAVDAAWDATKVFEWYQAKLRRSSLDGDGMPIDSIVGITYGGNPWVNAYWDGTRMVYGSGDDEYLPLSADPDVVGHEMTHGVVEHTAGLVYAGQSGALNEAIADYFGNAIDVDVSGTSMSDPQASLLGGDLCRTLAPARCALRDLDDGSTTADFQHLIDTPSMDDGGVHLNSTIVSGALWDLRQKLGKTVADKIVYRALTDYLTPMSDFVDAREAVLASAASFRLSKKDLTVVRTAFDSRGITAKWKANLYGKGTTVLIDRLNTGMYADMKASLAGGWFAVPRSDANRTEPTSIWVGRTSGKGTPYQISPDDGSINSFPHIDGKRVVWLSIALDPASPTYETNRILSAPVAGGPVKELYSSPDRINGLGSDGGVVAWSQSDPTQGYVDVVRYLRVGSPAVHTLAHPDWFGPATAPSVDGGKISYVRYEIFEQPDANGHYWSLGVEVHDIASGQTTYAGGDVGAERMSYPDLSNTAVAWMTDRDYGTIVDGQWSQGAYHDSVRLFDFATRTSRLLFEENSPQAIRADTVAVSDTVLTVTEEAPVQAWIETGGYPDNALNPKLKQYTFQGAYIGPASCSPGAQMYATAAVGREVIFMDSSASGFGLAYATGAKSCR; translated from the coding sequence TTGCGCAGAGCCAAGGCACTACCCGCGATCGCCGTGCTGGCGGCGGCCACCATCCTGGGAACCACCGCCCCGGCCGCGAACGCGGCGACCCCTCCGCCGGCCGACCCGGCAGCGGCGGAGGGCGCCCTCCCGGTCACCGTGGCGCCCGACACGGACACCCCGACGCTCGTGGAGGATGTGGCCGACCCGGTCGACGCGACGATCGCACCGGACAAGGCCGCCAAAGCTCACCTCGCGGGCCACCGGGGCCGCTACAGGATCGGCGATCCGTCCGGCACGCTCACCACCGCGAGCGTCGAGACGCAAGGCGAGCGGGAGACGGTCCGGCTGAACCAGAAGTACAAGGGCCTGCCCGTGTTCGGCGGCCAGTACGTGGTGCGTACCGAGAAGACCGCCGGCAAACGCACGGTGACCGGAACGTCGGGCAGCTACTTCACGAACCTGGACGTCGACACGACCGTCACCTCGATCCCCGCGGCGGTCGCTGTGTCCCGGGCGGTCGAGGAAGTACGCAAGAGCCTGCACCCGGATGCGGCGGTCGTACCCTCGGTCCCGCGTCCCGGTGACGCGGCCGCCACCGACCTCGCCGGCACCGACCAAGGACTGCTGGTCATGCCGACCGGCACCGGCGTGCTCGCGCGGCGCGTGCTCGTCAAGGGCGAGGACGTCGTCTCGGGCCAGCCCGTGCTCCGCGATGTCTACGTGGGCGCGACGAACGGTGTGCCGCTTCTCAGCGTCAGCCGGATCAAGTCCTTCGCCAGCGCCCAGCAAGCCGCCGCCCTGGCCGCCGGCAGCGTCGCCGCGCCGCAGGCCGAACCGCAGTCGCAGTCGGCGGGCGCCGGGACGGCGCCGGTCGTCGGCCAGGGCACCACCCTGCACGGAGCCACCGTGTCGCTCCCGCTCGTCCGGGCCGACGCGAGCTCCTACCTCCTGCAAGACCTGACCCACCAGGACCCGAGCGGCCGGACGGTGCCGATCACCACCTGGGACGCCCGGGGCCGCGACTACTACGAGCTGATGGGCGGCGCGTGGCCGGAGGGCCTGGCGCCGTTCGCCTCAGCGTCGACCACCCTCGGCGGCGACCTGACCGCCGCCGGTGCGGTGGACGCCGCCTGGGACGCCACGAAGGTGTTCGAGTGGTACCAGGCGAAGCTCCGGCGCAGCAGCCTGGACGGCGACGGCATGCCGATCGATTCGATCGTGGGGATCACGTACGGCGGCAACCCGTGGGTGAACGCGTACTGGGACGGCACCCGCATGGTGTACGGCAGCGGCGACGACGAGTACCTGCCGCTGTCCGCGGACCCGGACGTGGTGGGCCACGAGATGACGCACGGCGTGGTGGAGCACACCGCCGGCCTGGTCTACGCCGGCCAGTCGGGAGCGCTCAACGAGGCGATCGCCGACTACTTCGGCAACGCCATCGACGTCGACGTGTCGGGCACGTCGATGTCCGACCCGCAGGCGAGCCTGCTCGGCGGTGACCTCTGCCGCACGCTCGCTCCCGCCCGGTGCGCCCTGCGCGACCTCGATGACGGCTCCACCACGGCGGACTTCCAGCACCTGATCGACACACCGTCGATGGACGACGGCGGCGTGCACCTCAACTCGACGATCGTGTCCGGCGCGCTCTGGGACCTGCGTCAGAAACTCGGCAAGACGGTCGCTGACAAGATCGTCTACCGCGCGCTCACCGACTACCTGACACCCATGTCCGACTTCGTCGACGCCCGCGAAGCGGTGCTCGCCTCCGCCGCGTCGTTCCGCCTGAGCAAGAAGGACCTCACGGTGGTACGAACCGCGTTCGACTCGCGCGGGATCACCGCGAAGTGGAAGGCGAACCTGTACGGCAAGGGCACCACGGTCCTGATCGACCGGCTCAACACCGGTATGTACGCCGACATGAAGGCAAGCCTGGCGGGCGGCTGGTTCGCCGTGCCGCGCTCGGACGCGAACCGCACCGAGCCGACCTCGATCTGGGTGGGCCGCACCAGCGGCAAGGGCACGCCGTACCAGATCTCCCCGGACGACGGGAGCATCAACAGCTTCCCGCACATCGACGGCAAGCGAGTCGTCTGGTTGTCGATCGCGCTGGACCCCGCATCGCCGACGTATGAGACCAACCGGATCCTGTCGGCACCGGTCGCGGGCGGCCCCGTGAAGGAGCTCTACAGCTCCCCGGACCGTATCAACGGCCTCGGCTCCGACGGCGGCGTCGTCGCGTGGAGCCAGTCCGACCCGACGCAGGGGTACGTCGACGTGGTGCGCTACCTGCGCGTCGGATCGCCGGCCGTGCACACCCTCGCCCACCCCGACTGGTTCGGCCCCGCGACGGCGCCGAGCGTCGACGGCGGGAAGATCTCCTACGTCCGCTACGAGATCTTCGAGCAGCCCGACGCCAACGGCCACTACTGGTCGCTGGGCGTCGAGGTCCACGACATCGCCTCCGGGCAGACGACCTACGCCGGCGGCGATGTCGGCGCCGAAAGGATGAGCTATCCCGATCTGTCGAACACCGCGGTCGCCTGGATGACCGACCGCGACTACGGCACGATCGTCGACGGCCAGTGGAGCCAGGGGGCGTACCACGACTCCGTGCGGCTCTTCGATTTCGCCACCCGTACCAGCCGCCTGCTCTTCGAGGAGAACTCGCCGCAGGCGATCCGTGCCGACACCGTCGCTGTGTCCGACACGGTTCTCACCGTGACCGAGGAGGCGCCGGTGCAGGCCTGGATCGAGACCGGTGGCTACCCGGACAACGCGCTCAATCCGAAGCTCAAGCAGTACACGTTCCAAGGGGCGTACATCGGCCCGGCGTCATGCAGCCCGGGCGCGCAGATGTACGCGACGGCAGCGGTGGGACGCGAGGTGATCTTCATGGACTCGTCGGCGTCCGGCTTCGGCCTGGCGTACGCGACAGGCGCCAAGTCCTGCCGGTGA
- a CDS encoding LuxR family transcriptional regulator — MSVRSADHDEVASAVGVSPSEAERALRHLADSALASPIGGAPPRWTAVPPRPSLGAVLARRRAELARVEAAVEQLSAAYEAVSGPRATDLVEVLRSEDEVPARYRQLLMGSSSEVLHLAKPPYVTGASASAEPVGVAPGVQMRSVYETDGFTDAVSLATALRGTGQGGELRLTSQIPVKLVIFDRAAALLPIWGDRPSSGSLVVHSPALVTALVALFESVWERAEPVSLTRRHDLPGTDRGPSTSGRDLRTREILRMMAAGMKDETIARILNVSRRTLQQHISDAGSVLGARTRFQIALLAAKRGWLSE, encoded by the coding sequence GTGTCGGTGCGATCGGCGGACCACGACGAGGTGGCGTCCGCGGTCGGGGTGTCACCGTCCGAGGCGGAGCGAGCGCTGCGGCACCTGGCGGACTCGGCGCTGGCGTCACCGATCGGCGGTGCGCCACCACGGTGGACGGCCGTGCCGCCGCGACCGTCGCTCGGTGCCGTCCTGGCCCGGCGGCGAGCCGAGCTGGCCCGTGTCGAGGCTGCGGTGGAGCAGCTCTCCGCGGCATACGAGGCGGTGTCCGGGCCGCGCGCCACGGACCTGGTGGAGGTGCTGAGGAGCGAGGACGAGGTGCCTGCCCGCTACCGCCAACTGCTGATGGGGAGCTCGTCGGAAGTGCTCCATCTGGCGAAGCCGCCGTACGTGACAGGCGCGTCGGCGTCCGCGGAGCCGGTAGGAGTGGCACCCGGCGTGCAGATGCGATCGGTGTACGAAACGGACGGTTTCACCGACGCGGTGTCTCTTGCGACGGCGCTGCGCGGGACGGGTCAGGGCGGAGAACTGCGGCTGACATCGCAGATCCCGGTGAAGCTGGTGATATTCGACCGGGCGGCCGCCCTGCTGCCGATCTGGGGAGACCGCCCGTCGTCGGGTTCGCTGGTGGTGCACTCACCCGCACTGGTGACGGCGCTCGTCGCACTGTTCGAGAGCGTCTGGGAGCGGGCCGAACCGGTGTCGCTGACCAGACGGCACGACCTGCCGGGCACCGACCGCGGACCGTCCACCTCGGGCCGGGACCTGCGAACACGGGAGATCCTGCGCATGATGGCGGCCGGCATGAAGGACGAGACGATCGCCCGGATCCTCAACGTGAGCCGCCGCACCCTTCAGCAGCACATCAGCGATGCGGGTTCGGTGCTCGGCGCCCGGACGCGTTTCCAGATCGCCCTGCTGGCGGCGAAGCGGGGCTGGCTGAGCGAGTAG
- a CDS encoding TIGR01777 family oxidoreductase, with translation MKVVIAGGSGALGQKIARDLIERGDDVVVLTRSAATIGWGRPVRWDGRTVGPWASELAGAALINLCGELVFRRPTRANIALLTRSRTEPTLALAQACAGLSERIPVLVQMSTLAIYGDAGQAVLDESAPPADGPPQMAGVARAWEGAAARIPAARRTILRTGIVFDPGTPAFDRLTGLVSWGLGGTMGSGRQWISWLHIDDLLGIVRRCLDDADLHGIVHATAPHPVRNAELMAALRRAVGRTVGVPSPAPLVRVGSIFLGADPALVLIGRRCVPRRLVDAGFRFEHPELGPAVADLLGLGRPVSSDRP, from the coding sequence ATGAAGGTGGTCATCGCCGGTGGGTCCGGCGCGCTCGGCCAGAAAATCGCCCGCGACCTGATCGAACGAGGTGACGACGTGGTGGTCCTCACCCGGTCGGCGGCCACGATCGGATGGGGGCGCCCGGTGCGGTGGGACGGGCGTACCGTCGGGCCTTGGGCCTCGGAACTTGCCGGCGCCGCACTGATCAACCTGTGCGGCGAGCTGGTGTTCCGGCGGCCGACGCGAGCGAACATCGCGCTGCTCACCCGATCCCGCACCGAACCCACCCTGGCCCTCGCGCAGGCGTGTGCGGGCCTCAGCGAGCGAATCCCGGTGCTGGTGCAGATGAGCACGCTGGCCATCTACGGCGACGCGGGACAGGCCGTCCTCGACGAGAGCGCGCCACCCGCCGACGGCCCGCCGCAGATGGCCGGTGTCGCCCGGGCCTGGGAGGGCGCCGCGGCGCGGATCCCCGCGGCGCGGCGGACCATCCTGCGCACCGGGATCGTCTTCGACCCCGGCACCCCCGCGTTCGACCGGCTCACCGGACTCGTCAGCTGGGGCCTCGGCGGCACGATGGGCAGCGGCCGGCAGTGGATCAGCTGGCTGCACATCGACGACCTGCTCGGCATCGTCCGGCGCTGCCTCGACGACGCGGACCTGCACGGCATCGTGCACGCGACCGCCCCGCACCCGGTACGCAACGCCGAGCTGATGGCGGCGTTGCGCCGGGCAGTAGGGCGCACGGTCGGCGTACCCAGTCCCGCGCCTTTGGTCCGGGTCGGCTCGATCTTCCTGGGCGCTGATCCGGCGCTGGTGCTGATCGGGCGGCGCTGTGTTCCCCGGCGGCTGGTGGATGCCGGTTTCCGGTTCGAGCACCCCGAGCTGGGGCCGGCCGTCGCCGATCTGCTGGGTCTCGGGCGCCCGGTCTCCAGCGACCGCCCGTGA